In Acidobacteriota bacterium, a single window of DNA contains:
- the tolB gene encoding Tol-Pal system beta propeller repeat protein TolB → MQLRSLVPGIVLPLLLLPGLTSAQEERRLDGTISGSGSAFKIGVPAARYQGVSDAVATEIAQTVRDDLEFSGFFDLIDPQLYSLIPASEGDEERHDDWLSIGADAMLRLVVEYKNDRVYLEARLHDNQTKQMTFNRIYRGSNDFARRLAHQLADDLMRQFTGRPGVAMTRIAFSSFHEENKEVYIMDYDGQRVRRLTTSRSTNLSPVWSPDGKELAFTSWRGKQPGVYVMNNQGKLGHLDTVGGELSAAPDWSPDGRRLAYVSDVDGNSEIYILDRQSKRNSRVTRNNAIDTGPAWSPNGREIAFTSDRTGNPQVYLMDAEGLNARRVSFGSPYASSPAWSPRGEQLAYVSRIDGKFDVVVLETVTGQVRRLTHGEGNNENPRWSPDGRHLVFASSRAGRYDVYTMRADGSRVKRLTRGGDSFTPDWSR, encoded by the coding sequence ATGCAGCTTCGTTCGCTCGTACCAGGTATCGTTCTGCCCCTCCTGCTTCTGCCCGGTCTAACGTCTGCTCAGGAAGAGCGACGGCTCGACGGCACGATCAGCGGAAGTGGCAGTGCGTTCAAGATCGGCGTCCCTGCCGCCCGCTATCAGGGTGTCAGCGACGCGGTCGCCACCGAGATCGCCCAGACGGTTCGTGATGACCTGGAATTCAGCGGATTCTTCGATCTCATCGACCCGCAACTCTACTCGCTGATTCCCGCCAGCGAAGGCGATGAGGAGCGTCACGACGATTGGTTGTCGATCGGCGCCGACGCCATGCTGCGACTGGTCGTAGAGTACAAGAACGATCGCGTCTATCTGGAGGCGCGGCTTCACGACAATCAGACCAAGCAGATGACCTTCAATCGCATCTATCGCGGCAGTAACGACTTCGCCCGCCGGTTGGCGCATCAGCTTGCCGACGACCTGATGCGACAGTTCACCGGTCGCCCGGGGGTCGCCATGACCCGGATCGCGTTCTCGTCGTTCCACGAGGAGAACAAGGAGGTCTACATCATGGATTACGACGGACAGCGAGTTCGTCGTCTTACGACCAGCCGCTCGACCAACCTGTCTCCGGTCTGGTCTCCCGACGGCAAGGAGTTGGCCTTCACCTCCTGGCGAGGCAAGCAACCCGGCGTCTACGTCATGAACAACCAGGGCAAGCTTGGGCACCTGGACACCGTCGGTGGCGAGCTGTCTGCGGCACCGGACTGGTCCCCCGACGGTCGTCGGCTGGCCTACGTCTCGGACGTCGACGGAAACAGCGAGATCTACATCCTCGATCGGCAATCCAAACGGAATTCCAGGGTGACCCGCAATAACGCCATCGACACGGGCCCCGCCTGGTCCCCCAACGGTCGCGAGATCGCGTTCACCTCGGACCGCACCGGAAACCCGCAGGTCTATCTAATGGACGCCGAGGGTCTCAATGCTCGCCGGGTCTCCTTTGGTTCGCCCTACGCCAGTTCACCGGCCTGGAGCCCCCGTGGCGAGCAGTTGGCGTATGTGTCGCGGATCGACGGCAAGTTCGATGTGGTGGTCCTGGAAACCGTCACGGGGCAGGTCCGGCGACTGACCCATGGCGAGGGCAACAACGAGAATCCTCGCTGGTCCCCCGACGGTCGCCACCTGGTCTTTGCCTCCAGTCGGGCCGGTCGCTACGACGTCTACACGATGCGTGCCGACGGCAGTCGAGTGAAACGGCTCACCCGTGGTGGCGACAGCTTTACACCGGACTGGTCCCGTTGA